The genomic DNA AGTTGCTCCCGTAAGCCGTTCGTAAGGCCGCGCTTTCTATCGTTCCCGCACTTCCTTGCGGACGACGACGATGCGCAGCTTTCCGGGATCTGGCGGTCACCTTCACGCGGTGCTGCCACCACGCCGATATCCGTTCCACCGCGCTTGGCTCAGCCGCGCATTGCTGGTGGCCGGACTTTCGCTGCCGGCGCTCGCGTCGGCAGTAACCAGTCTTCCGGCGCCGCTGGCCGCCTATGCCGGCCAGGTGGTCTACCTCGACTTCTGGGCGTCCTGGTGCGGGCCCTGTGCGCAGTCGTTTCCGTGGCTCAACGAGATGCAGGCGAAGTACGGCGATCGGCTGAAGATCGTTGCCGTCAATGTCGATACCGATCCGGCGGCGGCGCGCCAGTTCCTGGATCGGCATTCGGCCAGGTTCGAGATCCGCTATGACCCGCAGGGCCAGTTGGCCGAGCTTTACCGGATCAAGGGCATGCCCGATTCACTGATTCTCGATCGCACCGGTGCCGTGCTCCATCAGCACGAAGGTTTCCGCAGCGAACGCGCTGCGGACTACGAAACGGCGATCCAGCAAGCGCTGGGTGAGCCATCGGCCAATGTCAGGAGTTCCCATTGAAAACCGTTCACGGTCTGTCCCTGCTGGTGTTGACGTTGGCGCTTTGCGCCTGCGCGCAGATCGGTGCCAAGCCCTGGCAGCGCGGCACGCTCGCGCGCGCCGACATGCAGCTTGATGCCGACCCGATACAGACCAAGCTCGACGAGCACATCTACTTCAGCAAGGAAGCCTCCAGCGGCGGACGCGGCTTCGGTGGAGGAGGTTGCGGATGCAACTGAATCCTGTGAGCCGCGCTGAAGAAATGCAGGCGGCCGATGCTTCGCGGCGTCGCAAGCAGCTGGTCGCTGCCACCTTGAGTCTGCTCGGTATGGCATCCGGCAATCCGGCCTCTGCCGAACCTCTGAAGTGGACCATCGACAGCGGGCTGCTCTACTACAAGGAAGGCGGCGGCCGCGTGCAGGCGATCGAGCCGGTGGTCAACGGCAGCGTCGATCTCGGCGGTGAGCGACTGCTGTCGGCCGGCGTGGTGCTCGATACCCTGAGCGGCGCCACGCCGAACGGCGCTGCCCCGTGGTCGCAGCCGCAGACCTTCACGTCACCGTCCGGCAAGGGCAAGAGCTACACGATCGCGCCGGGCGATACGCCGCTGGATCCCACGTTCAAGGACACCCGCATTGCCGGCAATCTCGGCTATCGCTTCCCGCTGACCGATGTCAGCAAGCTGCAGGTCGGCCTGAACGGCTCGAAGGAATACGACTTCCTGTCGGCCGGTGCCAACGCGCTGTACGCCTACGATCTGAACGAGCACAACACGACCTTGAGCGCTGGTCTGGGTTTCGAGTTCGATCACCTCAATCCGGTCGGCGGAGCACCGGACCCGCTGACCCATCGGGTCAATGCGCCGATCGGCGATGCCAACGACGGCGAAGGGCTGTCCGGGCCGTCGAAATCGAAGAACGTCAAGGATGTGCTGATCGGCATCACCCAGGTCATCGATCCCTCCAGTCTCGTGCAGTTCAATTACTCGCTGAGTCTGTCGAACGGCTACGAAACGGACCCGTACAAGTTCCTGTCGGTGGTCGATGAGACGGCGCAGCCGCTGTACTACGTTTACGAGAAGCGGCCAGGCTCGCGAACACGGCATGCCTTCTACGCCGAGTACAAGCGCTCGCTGTTCGGGCGAGATTCGATCGATCTGTCGTATCGCTTTTTCACCGATAGCTGGGGCATTCGCTCGCATACCGCCGATGTGGCCTATCGCTGGAACATCTCGCCGCGTTCCTACCTTGAACCGAGTGCGCGCTACTACAAGCAGTCGGCCGCCGATTTCTACAAGCCAGCCTTGTTTTCCGGCGAGGACACGACGATCGATTACGCCAGTGCCGATCCCCGGCTCGGTGATTTCAGCGCGGTCACCGGTGGTCTGAAGTATGGTCACCTGCTCGGCAACAACCAGGAGTTCTCAGTGCGCCTGCAGGCCTACAAGCAATTCGCCACGACGACCCACGTGCCGGGCCAGGCGGCCACTGCGCTTTCGGCCTTTGATCTGTCGCCGAATCTCTCCGCCGTGATGCTCAGCATCGGCTACCGCTTCAACTGGTAACGGCTTGTCTAGTCAGTCTCGCAGCGTCCGAGTCGAAGCCACGGCGAGCGGTGCGCTGGCCGGACACTTCGAGGCGATGGCCTCGCCCTGCGAGGTGCTCGTCGACGGTGCCGATGCCTCGATGCTGCGGGGCCTGACAGAGCAGGTTGCCGAAGAGGTCTGGCGTATCGAACGCCACTGGAGTCGCTATCTGCCGGGCAATGTCGTCGACTGCATCAACCGCGCGGATGGCCAGCCGGTCGAGGTCGATGAGGAAACCGGACGGTTTCTCGACTATGCCGCCCGGCTCTGGGACATCAGCGATGGCCTGTTCGACATCACCTCGGGCGTGCTGCGCCGGGCCTTCCACTTCGATGGCTCGGACCGTCTGCCAAGTGCTGAGGCCGTGAAGGCGCTGCTGCCACTGGTGGGCTGGGACAAGGTGCAGTGGCAGTCGCCGATGCTGCAGCTGCTGCCAGGCATGCAGATCGATTTCGGCGGTATCGGCAAGGAGTACGCAGTCGATCGCGCCTGTGCGATCGCGGCCTCGGCGAGCGGCTTGCCGGTGCTGGTCAATTGCGGCGGCGATCTTGCCTCCAGTGCGCCGCGCGCGGACGGCAAGCCGTGGATGGTCGGCATTGATGTGCAAGGCATGGATGTGGATGCACCGGTGATCGCGCTGCATCGGGGTGGCATCGCCAGCAGTGGCGATGTTCATCGCTATCTGATGAAAGATGGCGTGCGCTATCCGCACGTGCTGGATCCCCGAACGGGCTGGCCGGTAACCGGCGGGCCTCGTGTCGTCACGGTTGCTGCGGGTTCCTGCACCGAAGCCGGCGTGCTGTCGACCCTGGCGCTGCTGCACGGCGCAAAGGCCGAACAGTTTCTGAATGAGTTCGCCGCGGAGGCGAAAGTAATCTGGTGATGCTTCTGCTGCAGTCCCTGCAACTGCGCCAAGGCGCAGTTGCAGGGATGTCAGCCTTTACTTCTTACTTCTTGGGAGCAGCGGCCTTCTTCGATGCCGGGGTCGGCGTCTTCTCGATCACCTTCACGGAGGCCGGCTTGTTCAGCACGGTGAACTCCACGCGACGGTTCTCTGTACGGCCTTCCTCAGTGGCGTTGTCGCCCACCGGGTTGGCTTCGCCGAAGCCCTTCGCAGTCAGCTGACCGCTCGGCACGCCCTGGCTGATCAGATAGACGCGGACCGCATCGGCACGGCGCTGCGACAGCTTCTGATTGTAGGCATCGGAACCGAGCGAATCGGTGTAACCGCCGACCTGCACAGACAATGCGGACTGAGCGTTCAGGGCAGTCGCCACTTCATTGAGCGACAGCTTCGACGGATCGGTCAGACGATCCTTGTTGAACTCGAAGTTGATCGAGCGCAGCGTGACCTTCTGCTCGATGATGCAGCCATCGCGATCGACCTTGAAGCCCTTCGGAGTGCCTGGGCACTTGTCGAGGTTGTCCGGCACGCCATCACCGTCGGTATCACGCACCGGAGGCGGCGGTGGTGGCGGCGGAGGCGGCGGCGGCGGGGCAGCCGCAGGCGGCGGCGGAGGGGGCGGCGGCGGTGCATCGGCGCCGAACGAGTAACGAATACCGAGCATGGCCGACTGCGCACGATAGCGGGATTCGACGTCCGGACCAGGTCCCAGGTCCAGGTTGCCCTTGGCGCTCTGAATCCAGCGGTAGTCCGCCGACATGGTGAGGTGCGGAGTCAGATCGAAGCTGATGCCGCCACCGCCCTGGTAGGCAAACTGCACGGTGAAGTCGTTGGAGGCCGAATAGCCGCGCAGACCGAAGCGAGTGGCACCGACACCGCCGCCGACGTACGGATGGACGACGCTGAAGAAGCCGCTATCGGTACGGATGTCGTACCAGAGGTTGGCCATCGTCGAGTAGGCGTTCTCGAAGCCATCCGCCTGCACGCGCGCGAGGTTGCCGACACGAACGCTCTCGACATCATTGCGGCGGTAGCTCAGCTCGAGCTCCGGACGCAGGCCGAACGAGGTGGTGGTACCGAGCACGAGGCCGCCGATCCAGCCGTTCTTCAGCGGATCGCCGAAGCGAACGTTGCTGTCGACGATCGGACCATAGAGGTTCTGATCCGCCTTCCAGTTGGCGCCACCCTCAATCCCGATGTAGCCACCTTCGCCGGCATGCGCCGTGAAGGCGGTGCAGAGCGCAACGGTGGCGAACCCGGCGATAGCGGGAATGGACTTCTTCTTTTGTTTCATCGACAACTCCTGTGTGGAACGGTGGCCAGAACCAATCGGCCTGTTTTTAGATGTCTACGCTTCGCCAGCCCTCTGGCTGTACGGGACTACCGTCGGCACATGAGCACCTCGCGTGCCTGCGCCGGCGATTTCGGAAAATTCGGGGAAACTCGGGAAGAAATGAAAGGCCCTGATCGGGATCAGGGCCTGTTCCGAGGCTGTTTCAGCCTGCTATCAAGGCGCCGAAGTCACACGCCAGATGGTGTTGCCGACATCGTCAGCGACCAGCAACGCGCCATGGGTATCAAGCGCCACGCCAACCGGCCGTCCCAGCGCCTTGTCGTCCGAGTCGATGAAGCCATCGAGCACGTCAGTCGGTGTGCCGGACGGCTTGCCGTTGGTAAACGGTACAAACAGCACCCGGTAGCCGCTGCGCGGCTTGCGGTTCCAGGAACCGTGCAGGCCGATGAACATGCCGCTGCCGAAGGCCGATCCGACGCCGCTCTTGCCGGTCGATGCCGCGAGGCCGAGCGAGGCCGTGTGCGCGCCGAGCGCGTAATCCGGCGCTCGCGCCTTCGCCACCAGTTCCGGTTTCTGCGGCTTGACCCGCTCATCGACATGATTGCCGTAATAGCTGTATGGCCAGCCATAGAAACCGCCATCGACGACCGAAGTCATGTAATCCGGCACCAGATCGTTGCCGATCTCGTCACGCTCGTTGACTGCCGTCCACAGGGCACCGCTTTCCGGCTGCCAGGCCAGGCCGTTCGGATTGCGCAGGCCGGACGCGAAAACGCGGTAGACACCGCTGGCGATGTCGACTTCGAGGATCGCCGCGCGCTCTTTTTCAGCGTCGATGCCGTTCTCGGCGACGTTGCTGTTCGAGCCCACCGTCACGTAGAGCTTGGTGCCCTCGGCATTGGCGATCAGGTTCTTGGTCCAGTGATGGTTGATCGATCCCGCCGGCAGCGGCGTGACGACCTTGCCAGTCGCACGATCGATGGTCATATCGCCGGCCTTGTACGGGAAGCTCAACACCGCATCGGTATTGGCGACGAACAGCTTGTCGCCGACCAGCGCCATGCCGAACGGTGAGTGCAGGCCGGTCAGCAGCGCGCTCTTGGTCTCCGCAACGCCGTCGCCATCGGTATCGCGCAGCAGGCTGATGCGGTCCGCACTCGGGGTGCCAGCGCCGGCTTTGCCCATGACCTTTTCCATCACCCACCCGCGGATGCCGGTGGAGTCGTCAGGGCGCTTCGGCGCGTTTGTTTCGGCGACCAGCACATCGCCATTCGGCAGCACCAGCAGCCAGCGCGGGTGATCGAGTCCGCTGGCGAAAGCGCTGACTTTCAAACTGGGCGCAGCGCGCGGGGTGCGGCCTTCCGGCCAGCCTTTGGCGGTGGCGATGTTGACTGTCGGAACCAGGGTTGAAACGGGGGCCGGCAAGTCGGGATTGGCGCCGTAGCCAGCCGATACCGCCTGCCGGCTGTCGGCACCACAGGCCGCGAGCAGGACCGTCATCAGGCTCAGGGTGAAGAGGCTGGTCTGACGAGGTGATGGAAATTGACGCGAGGACAGACGGTGCTTGCTCATGAGTGATGCTGGGTCCAGGAGTTCTTGAGGGCGGGTGCGTCGATGCACCCAGGAATGCGTTAGCAGGGTCTGCTACTGACAACGAGCCTGTAACGACTAAGGACTATGCGGCGGCGGCTGACTGTCGGAGCAAGCTGCGCTCCCATTCACCGTTGCCGGAGAGAGACGGATGCGTTCTGCCTCCCCGCGCAGCGAGGCCATAGCTTCAGACCAGATCTCTGTGCACAAATGTATTCTTTTCAATCTTCCGGTCAGTTTTACAAGGTCCGCGACGGCGCCATCAAATTAATATGCAAATTATTGCTTAAGCAAAATCACGCATATAGACTGAGCCTCTCATTCACTGACGAGGTTTTTCGCATGTCACTGCCGGCCCTGCTTCGCAACCGCCTCCGGATTCCGGTCGTGGCGTCGCCGCTGTTCATCATCTCCAATCCGGATCTGGTGATCGCGCAGTGCAAGGCCGGCGTGGTCGGCTCTTTCCCGGCGCTCAACGCGCGGCCGGCAGAGGAACTGGGCAAGTGGCTGCAGCGGATCAGCGAGGAACTCGATCGCCACAACCAGGCGAATCCTGATCGTCCGGCAGCGCCGTACGCGGTCAACCAGATCGTGCACAAGTCGAACAACCGCCTCGATCACGACATCGAGCAATGCGTGAAGTACAAGGTGCCGATCGTCATCACCTCGCTCGGTGCCCGCACCGATCTGAATGAAGCCATCCATTCCTACGGCGGCATCACCCTGCACGACATCATCAACAACAAGTTCGCCAAGAAAGCGATCGAGAAGGGCGCCGATGGCCTGATCGCCGTCGCCACCGGCGCTGGTGGCCACGCCGGCACCACGTCGCCGTTCGCGCTGATCCAGGAAATCCGCGAGTGGTTCGACGGCCCGTTGCTGCTGTCAGGGTCGATCGCCACCGGCAGTTCGGTGCTCGCAGCACTTGCGATGGGCGCTGATCTGGCCTACATCGGCTCTGCATTCATCGCCACGAAGGAAGCGAACGCCGACGAGCGCTACAAGCAGTGCATCGTCGACTGCGGTGCCGACGACATCGTCTATTCCAATCTGTTCACCGGCGTGCACGGCAACTACCTGCGGCCGTCGATCATCAGCGCCGGCCTGGACCCGGACAAGCTGCCGGAATCCGATCCCAGCAAGATGGATTTCGGCTCCGGCGGCAACACCGACGCCAAGGCCTGGAAGACCATCTGGGGCTGCGGCCAGGGCATCGGCGCGGTGAAGTCGATCGGCAGCGTCGGCGATCTCGTCGGCCGTCTGGAACGCGAGTACGACGCCGCGCGTCAGCGTCTGCTGGCCGCCTGATGGCGCTATCCCACGCCATCCTGGTATCGCTGCTTGATCGTGCGCATTCGGGTTACGACCTCGCCAAGCGCTTCGATCAGACCGTCGGCTTCTTCTGGCCGGTCAGCCATCAGCAGATCTATCAGGAGCTGCACAAGCTGGCGCGGGCAGGGTGGGTGCGCGGGCAGACCGTCGAGCAGGCGGACCGACCGAACCGGATCGTCTACGAGCTGACCGGCGAAGGTCGGCAGGCGCTCGATGCCTGGGTGACCGAGCCAACCAGCCCGCCGAGCTTCAAGGAAGAGTTGCTGGTCAAGCTGTTCGCGCTGGAAGGCGCGAACCGCGACACCCTGGTGCAGGAACTGGAGCGACGCCGGGCGCTGCACATCGAACGCCTGGCCCGCTACGAATCGATCATGGCCGAGCACTACCCGGATCCGACCTTGCTCAACGCCCGCAAGCGCGGTCGTTACCTCGGTCTGCGAATGGGCATCCTCACCGAGCGCACCACGATCGCCTGGTGCGATGAAGCGATCGCCTGCGTCGGAGCGGCCTGACAGGAATCATCACTGTGCAGCGCACTCGATTGAATATCGGTAGCCCAAGCCCTACCAGTTCGCCGAGACTTTCAGACCGACCTGCCCTGGCCCGATCGCCGGCGTCACTGAAACCTGCGCCGGCACATAGGGTTTGACGACAAACTTCGAAATGCCCCAGGCCAGCGCGCAGCCGGCGACGACATCGCGGACGTAGTGCTTGTCTTCGTTGACCCGGATGTACGCCACCCAGGCGGAGATCGCGTATGCCGGTGCCGCTTCCTGCCAGCCGTAACGCTCGCCGAGATAGGCCGCGCCGGAACAGGCGAACGAGGCGTGGCCGGAAGGGAAGGACTTGGTCCCGCCATCGGGCCGCGTGCCCCAGTCGCCATTCTTGAACGCTTCCTTGAGTCCCTGCGTCGCGGCGACGGTCACCACCACTTCAGTGCCCAGTTGCAGCAGGCCGCGGTAGTCGCCCTCATAAGTGGAATACGCGGCAGCACCGGCGGCCGGCACGAACTTCAGCCAATTCGACAGCGTGAGCTGGTCGCGGTTGGCCTCGGCGTGGCTCGGTGCCGAAACAACGATGCAGGAGCCGGCAAGCAGCGCGCAGGCGGTTTGGCGAAGGGGGAAATTCATGATGTACGGAGCGGGAAGGGCGGATGTAGGTGCAGGCGTGAAAGGCAGATCGGTGCAAGCGGTTGCGTCGAAGTCCACCACCGACGAGCATGCGGGACATGGGCTGCCGTCGCAGCCTGAAATCGGAGCATGCACCTGTGGCTGACGATCCCGCCAAACCTCGTTCGATCTCCACTGCCATTGCGTCGATCATCTCGCTGGGCAAAGATCTGGTGGCGCTGCTGCGCGACGGCTCGCTGTTCCTGCTCGCGGTGCTGCTGCTGGTGTTCCCGATGCAGTTCAACGCGATGCTGGTGGCGGCGGGATTCAAGGAAGGCAATGTCGCCGGCTTCAAGTGGCAAGCCTCGCTGACCGAAACCGACAGCGCGTTGCAGAAAGCGCAGGAGACGATTTCCGAGCTGCAGCGCAAGAACGACGAGCTTGCGAAAACCCTCGGCGAAGCCAGCAAGCAGATCGTCGGTGGCGATGGCCAGCTGAAGGCCCAGATCGTCGAACTTCAACAGGGCAATCGAACCCTTTCGGAGAACGTGCAGACGGTGCAGACCAAGGTCGACGAGCGCCTGCTGTCGAACGAGCAACTGGTCGCCAACGCCGATCGTCCGAAGGCCGCGGCACCCGTGGAGGTGGTCGCTGCCGCACCGCCGCCGCCAGCCAGCCGCTACATCGTCGGCTTCCAGACCGTCGGCTTCGATGCCTCTGTCCGCGAGCGCATCAACAGCGCGCTGGAGGAACGCGGCTACCAGATCAGCAATGTGTCCGCGAGCTACGACAGCCGGCCGAGCTGGTTCGCGACGCAGTCGACCGTCTTCTACTACGCAACGCCGGCGCTGCCCGCCGCCAAAGACCTGGCCGAGCGGCTGCAGCAGGAAACCGGGGTGCGCTTCGCCGTGCAGCGCGGGGCGGGTCTTGGCGTGGAAGCGAACCTGCGCAACGTGACCCTGTACGTGCACTACCTGAAGTGAACGTTACTCGGCGACATCGGCGACCTGCAGGCTGGGCTCGTAGCGGGCAAGAATCTCGCTCAGCGTGCGGCTGATCTTCGACGACAGGCGGATCATCTCGATGCGCGGCCAGGTCTGACGCTGGCCTTCGAGCAGCATGTCGCCGATCTCGCGATGGGTCATCGGCGACACCAGTTTCAGCGGCGACACCAGGCGGCGTTCGGGCGTGATGTTGATGTCGCCGGTGTACTGCTGCGACAGCAGATCGTGAACGATCTTGTTGACCGAGCCGGCGGTCGACGTGGGCAGGTACTTGCCGAGCACCACGTCGGTGGATTTCAGCATGCCGCGGGCCGAGCTTTTCATCATGTCGAGCAGCGGCCGCAGATGGTTCTGCTTGAGCTTGTGGTCGCGGAACATCGGCATCAGCACCGGGTTGATGTAGCTGACCGTGTAGTGATTGGTGCCGTACAGGCGGGCCAGCTGCTTGGCTGGAAGATCGGCAGCGAACACGCCGTCGATCCAGCGCGCTTTCAGGTAGGGCACGGTGTTGCCCTGGGCATCGCGCGCCAGCAGCTGCACCGGTTCGAACAGACCCGGCACCGCGCAGGAGGCGCGCACCGCCGAGCGGATCAGCACATGCGGCGAGGTGATCGCATTGAGCAGCCGCGGGCTCTGATGCCGCTCGCAGGGACTGACCGAAATACTGATGTTGCGGCCCGAACGCTCGAAGGCTTCGCGGAAGGTCATGTCCGGAATCAGGCGATCGAAGGTGGCATCGAACGAGGTGGCGCCGAAGAAGCGCCGCAGGCCGGTGGTGCGCTCGAGCAGATTCGGGCTCCAGGGTTCGCCGAAGAAGATGTTCTCCGGAGTCAGGAAGCCACGCAGCTCGTCGTCGCTGCGGGTGCCGATCACGGCGGCGACGATGGCGCCGGCGCTGGAGCCGGAGATCACCGAGGGCAGGATGCCTTCGTCGAACAGCGCCTTGGCCACGCCGAAGTGGAAGAACATCAGCATGCCGCCGCTCGACATCATCAGCGCCGATCGGCCGTAGCAATGGCTGGCGCGGCGGAACAGATCGAGCTTCACCGCTTCGGGCACTTCGTGTTCGGGCAGGCTTTCGATGTGCAGCAGCGTGTCGCAGACGGTGTCGACGAAATCGCTGATCAGTGCCTTGGTGCCGAAGTAGGCCTTGGTATGCAGCACCGGCTTGCCCATGCCGCCGAGGTTGCCGTGCACGCCTTCCTCGATCGCGAACACCAGGCCGTGGCTGTCATCGGCGGCACGCAGCGCGACCAGCTGATCGAGCCGGGCGCGGATCATCGCGTGATCGTAAAGATTCGAAGGCTCGCGAACCCGCCACTTGGCGCGGCCACTGAGTTCATCAAGCGCGCGGGCCTGCTCGGCCCATTCCCCGTAACTCGTCGACAGGCGCAGGTCGTTGCGCGCGGCGTGTTTGTGCTTGCTCGCTCTGAGTTTTTTCGTCGTTGGCTCAGCTGGCGACTGAGGGTTTGATTCGGCAGGCAACGCAGCGTTCATGAGCGAAGGGAAGGATGCACGGCGCAGGATCGTGGCATCGGTGAAGTGGATGTGACGATAAGGATACTTCGATCAGTGCCCGGAGCTACGGCGTCGTCGCGTACGGCATCAGCGGCGGCTCGCCGGCCGCGAGGTGCGGATTGGGCACGCCGGTCTGCAAGGTCGAGTCAACGATCTGCAGCAGCCCGCTGACGATCGGAGCCTGCAGCAGCACGGTCACATCGACCGGCAACAGCCGGCACAGCGAAGCGCCACCGGCGCGCGTTACATCGGCCGGACCTGAGTGGCTGATGGCGTCCAGCGCCAGCGCGAAGGCGACCGGATCGGTGGTGCCGATGGTGCCGTGTTCGACGAGATAAGCGGGACAGATGTCCTGCAACAGGATGTTGGCGACGTGATCATTGGCCTGGCCGAAATCGAGCGCCGCCGTCGGTACCGGCGCGACCGGCTGCACGAGTTCATCGAACTGCGTGTAGACCGCGGTGTAGTCGACATCGCCCGGCGTTTCGTCGCCGGCGTTGAGCGCGGTGATGAAGTTGGCATCGAGCGCGAACTGATACAGCGCTTCCGGGAACAGGCCAACCGGCAAAGCGCCCAGGCCGAGCGCATCGAACAGCGCAGCCATGGTATCGAAACCGAAGGCGACGCTGGTGCCGTGGTTGGGCCCGGCGAGCAGCACGAAATCGCTGACCGCTTCGCGTGCCGACGGCCAGTACTTCAATGCCCAGCGCGGCATCGTCGCGCCCTGGCTGTGGCCGATCATCGCCACCTTGCGACCCGTCTGCGCGTGGATGCTGCGCAAGGCGTTGACGACGTACTCGGCGGAAATCTGCAGATCGCCAAGACCGCGATCCGGGTAGGTGACGATGCAGACGTCATAGCCCAGCGCCACCAGCTGGGGCGTGTAGAACAGCGTGAATTGCTCGGTGCCGGTGAAGAAAGTGCCGTGCACCAGCAGCACCGGCGGCTTGTCCGGATGCTCGAAGGGCGTGCAGTTGAGCGATTGATCGAGTGTGGCCTGCGGCGTGATCAAGGCCGGTTCCGACGACAGGAAAAGATCCGGCGCGCTGGAGCTGCCGCAGCCTTGCAGGAGCAGCAAGGCCAAAGCGATCGGGACGGTGAAGAAACGGGTCGGACGCATGGGGAATTCCTGTCAGATGAAGGCACGGCAGTCGCATTCTGAGTCCGGGCCGCAGACAAAAAAACAGGGCGGCTCGCGCCGCCCTGTTCATCACATCTGGAAGTCAGACAAACGCTTATGCCGCCATTTGGCGAAGCATGTACTGCAGCACGCCGCCGTGCTTGTAGTACGACCATTCCACCGTCGTGTTGATGCGGACCTTGGCGGTGAAGCTCACGACCTTGCCGTCGGCCTTCTTGGCGCTGACGGTGACCGAGGTGGCGCCGTCGACGAGGCCGTCGAAGTCGAACACTTCGGTGCCGTCCAGACCCAGCGAGACTGCGGACTGGCCATCGACGAAATTCAGCGGCAGCACGCCCATGCCGACCAGGTTCGCGCGGTGAATGCGCTCGAAGCTCTCCGAGATCACCGCCTTGACGCCGAGCAGGATGGTGCCCTTGGCCGCCCAGTCACGCGACGAGCCGGTGCCGTATTCCTTGCCGGCGAGAACCACCAGCGGCGTGCTGCTGGCGGCGTACTTCATCGCCACGTCGTAGATCGCTTCCACAGGACCGGCCGCACCATTGATGTAACGGCTGACACCACCTTCGACGCCCGGCGTCATCGCGTTCTTGATGCGGGTGTTGGCGAAGGTGCCGCGCATCATGATTTCGTGGTTGCCACGGCGTGAGCCGAAGCTGTTGAAGTCGGCACGCTGCACGCCGTGCTCCATCAGATACTTGCCGGCCGGGCCGTCCTTCTTGATGTCGCCGGCCGGGCTGATGTGATCGGTGGTGATCGAGTCGCCGAGCACCGCGAGCACTCTGGCGCCCTTGATCGGCAGGATGCCCGGCGGCGTCATGGTCATGCCGGTGAAGTACGGCGGGTTCTGCACGTAGGTGCTCTTCGAATCCCAGGGATAGGTTTCCGACTTCGCGATCTTGATCGCCTGCCAGCGAGCATCGCCCTTCAGCACTTCGCCGTAGCTGGTCTTGAACAGATCGGCCGTCACCGCCTTGGTGACTGCTTCCTGGATTTCCTGATTGGTCGGCCAGATGTCCTTCAGGAACACCGGCATGCCTTCGCTCGAGGTGCCGAGCGCTTCGCTGGTGAGATCGAGATCGGTCGAACCGGCAATCGCATAGGCCACGACCAGCGGCGGCGAGGCGAGATAGTTCATCCGCACGTCCTGATGCACTCG from Nevskia ramosa DSM 11499 includes the following:
- a CDS encoding phosphatase PAP2 family protein; this encodes MNFPLRQTACALLAGSCIVVSAPSHAEANRDQLTLSNWLKFVPAAGAAAYSTYEGDYRGLLQLGTEVVVTVAATQGLKEAFKNGDWGTRPDGGTKSFPSGHASFACSGAAYLGERYGWQEAAPAYAISAWVAYIRVNEDKHYVRDVVAGCALAWGISKFVVKPYVPAQVSVTPAIGPGQVGLKVSANW
- a CDS encoding DUF3336 domain-containing protein, coding for MNAALPAESNPQSPAEPTTKKLRASKHKHAARNDLRLSTSYGEWAEQARALDELSGRAKWRVREPSNLYDHAMIRARLDQLVALRAADDSHGLVFAIEEGVHGNLGGMGKPVLHTKAYFGTKALISDFVDTVCDTLLHIESLPEHEVPEAVKLDLFRRASHCYGRSALMMSSGGMLMFFHFGVAKALFDEGILPSVISGSSAGAIVAAVIGTRSDDELRGFLTPENIFFGEPWSPNLLERTTGLRRFFGATSFDATFDRLIPDMTFREAFERSGRNISISVSPCERHQSPRLLNAITSPHVLIRSAVRASCAVPGLFEPVQLLARDAQGNTVPYLKARWIDGVFAADLPAKQLARLYGTNHYTVSYINPVLMPMFRDHKLKQNHLRPLLDMMKSSARGMLKSTDVVLGKYLPTSTAGSVNKIVHDLLSQQYTGDINITPERRLVSPLKLVSPMTHREIGDMLLEGQRQTWPRIEMIRLSSKISRTLSEILARYEPSLQVADVAE
- a CDS encoding lipase family alpha/beta hydrolase, with the translated sequence MRPTRFFTVPIALALLLLQGCGSSSAPDLFLSSEPALITPQATLDQSLNCTPFEHPDKPPVLLVHGTFFTGTEQFTLFYTPQLVALGYDVCIVTYPDRGLGDLQISAEYVVNALRSIHAQTGRKVAMIGHSQGATMPRWALKYWPSAREAVSDFVLLAGPNHGTSVAFGFDTMAALFDALGLGALPVGLFPEALYQFALDANFITALNAGDETPGDVDYTAVYTQFDELVQPVAPVPTAALDFGQANDHVANILLQDICPAYLVEHGTIGTTDPVAFALALDAISHSGPADVTRAGGASLCRLLPVDVTVLLQAPIVSGLLQIVDSTLQTGVPNPHLAAGEPPLMPYATTP